The following coding sequences are from one Neurospora crassa OR74A linkage group I, whole genome shotgun sequence window:
- the ncw-4 gene encoding non-anchored cell wall protein 4 yields MAPKIAIVYYSMYGHIRQLAEAAKAGIEKAGGTADLYQVPETLSDEVLAKMYAPPKPTDIPVIEDPAILKEYDGFLFGIPTRYGNFPAQWRAFWDKTGGLWATGGLYGKAAGLFISTAGLGGGQESTAIAAMSTLAHHGIIYVPLGYAKVFGELSDLSAVHGGSPWGSGTLSGGDGSRQPSESELKVAGIQGEEFYNTLSKLTGA; encoded by the exons ATGGCGCCCAAGATCGCGATTGTTTAC TACTCTATGTACGGCCACATCAGGCAGCTTGCTGAGGCTGCCAAGGCTGGCATTGAGAAGGCCGGTGGCACTGCCGACCTCTACCA AGTCCCCGAGACCCTCTCCGACGAGGTCCTCGCCAAGATGTACGCCCCGCCCAAGCCCACCGACATCCCCGTCATTGAGGACCCTGCGATCCTCAAGGAGTACGatggcttcctcttcggcaTCCCCACCAGATACGGCAACTTCCCTGCCCAGTGGAGGGCCTTCTGGGACAAGACCGGTGGGCTCTGGGCCACCGGCGGTCTCTACGGCAAGGCGGCTGGTCTCTTCATCTCCACTGCTGGTCTCGGCGGTGGCCAGGAGTCGACTGCCATTGCGGCCATGAGCACCCTCGCCCACCACGGCATCATCTATGTGCCTCTCGGTTACGCCAAGGTGTTCGGTGAGCTGTCCGACCTCTCGGCCGTCCACGGCGGCAGCCCTTGGGGTTCTGGCACCCTTTccggtggtgatggcagCAGGCAGCCCAGCGAGAGCGAGTTGAAGGTTGCGGGCATTCAGGGCGAGGAGTTCTACAACACCTTGTCCAAGCTTACCGGTGCGTGA
- a CDS encoding mitochondrial carrier domain-containing protein, variant, which translates to MPPTKTLNDDIESGQSQTTTINEETPLLISQTDHRAGPDNDTVEEAEQDERSRYTRSYFAWRIFWTVAAITVTVIFVKAWIDAGADVNFDLKGALKRALGGGISGAAAMVLQVLLLMPLRTIMNYQYRFGTSFTTATKTLYRQGGLRRYYDGMGAALFQGPAARFGDTAANAGIHALLQSNSFLKRLPITIQDIFASLCAAAFRMILTPIDTLKTTLQAQGPRGTAILRQRIKTDGIGSLWWGAFATAAATFVGNYPWYATHDYLLEIIPEPAKHPLGIWLLRLAFAGFVASVVSDSVSNSLRVVKTYRQVNDKEVSYSARLVIVNDGIRGLLGRGLKTRILCNGLQGLMFSILWKLFLDLWNNKTAHL; encoded by the exons ATGCCACCCACCAAAACTCTCAACGATGATATCGAGAGCGGCCAAAGCCAGACAACCACTATCAACGAGGAGACGCCGCTGTTGATAAGCCAAACTGATCATCGAGCAGGGCCTGATAATGATACTGTTGAGGAGGCAGAACAAGATGAAAGAAGCAGATATACGCGTAGTTACTTTGCTTGGAGGATATTCTGGACTGTTGCTGCGATCACAGTGACGGTTATCTTTGTCAAGGCTTGGATCGATGCTGGGGCGGATGTCAAC TTCGACCTGAAGGGAGCGCTTAAACGGGCTTTGGGTGGTGGTATAAGCGGTGCTGCGGCCATGGTGCTTCAGGTGTTGCTTTTGATG CCCTTACGAACCATCATGAACTATCAATACCGCTTCGGCACGTCGTTCACCACTGCTACCAAGACTCTCTACCGACAGGGTGGTCTCCGTCGGTACTACGATGGAATGGGAGCTGCTCTCTTTCAAG GACCAGCAGCCCGCTTCGGCGACACCGCCGCCAACGCCGGCATCCACGCCCTCCTCCAATCCAACTCCTTTCTCAAGCGCCtgcccatcaccatccagGATATCTTCGCCTCGCtctgcgccgccgccttccgGATGATCCTGACACCCATCGACACTTTGAAAACTACCCTCCAAGCTCAGGGACCCCGAGGCACCGCCATTCTCCGGCAACGTATCAAGACAGACGGCATCGGCAGTCTCTGGTGGGGCGCCTTTGCGACGGCCGCGGCGACTTTTGTGGGTAACTACCCGTGGTATGCGACGCATGATTATTTGCTGGAGATCATACCGGAGCCGGCGAAGCACCCGTTGGGGATCTGGTTGCTGAGATTGGCGTTTGCGGGGTTCGTGGCGAGCGTGGTGAGCGACTCGGTGTCGAATTCGTTGAGGGTGGTGAAGACGTATCGGCAGGTTAACGATAAGGAGGTCTCTTATT CAGCGAGGCTGGTCATTGTCAATGATGGCATCAGGGGCTTGCTTGGCCGCGGATTGAAGACGCGGATTTTGTGCAATGGCCTTCAGGGCTTGATGTTTTCCATTCTGTGGAAGTTGTTCCTTGATTT GTGGAACAACAAGACTGCCCATCTTTGA
- a CDS encoding mitochondrial carrier domain-containing protein: MPPTKTLNDDIESGQSQTTTINEETPLLISQTDHRAGPDNDTVEEAEQDERSRYTRSYFAWRIFWTVAAITVTVIFVKAWIDAGADVNFDLKGALKRALGGGISGAAAMVLQVLLLMPLRTIMNYQYRFGTSFTTATKTLYRQGGLRRYYDGMGAALFQGPAARFGDTAANAGIHALLQSNSFLKRLPITIQDIFASLCAAAFRMILTPIDTLKTTLQAQGPRGTAILRQRIKTDGIGSLWWGAFATAAATFVGNYPWYATHDYLLEIIPEPAKHPLGIWLLRLAFAGFVASVVSDSVSNSLRVVKTYRQVNDKEVSYSEAARLVIVNDGIRGLLGRGLKTRILCNGLQGLMFSILWKLFLDLWNNKTAHL; encoded by the exons ATGCCACCCACCAAAACTCTCAACGATGATATCGAGAGCGGCCAAAGCCAGACAACCACTATCAACGAGGAGACGCCGCTGTTGATAAGCCAAACTGATCATCGAGCAGGGCCTGATAATGATACTGTTGAGGAGGCAGAACAAGATGAAAGAAGCAGATATACGCGTAGTTACTTTGCTTGGAGGATATTCTGGACTGTTGCTGCGATCACAGTGACGGTTATCTTTGTCAAGGCTTGGATCGATGCTGGGGCGGATGTCAAC TTCGACCTGAAGGGAGCGCTTAAACGGGCTTTGGGTGGTGGTATAAGCGGTGCTGCGGCCATGGTGCTTCAGGTGTTGCTTTTGATG CCCTTACGAACCATCATGAACTATCAATACCGCTTCGGCACGTCGTTCACCACTGCTACCAAGACTCTCTACCGACAGGGTGGTCTCCGTCGGTACTACGATGGAATGGGAGCTGCTCTCTTTCAAG GACCAGCAGCCCGCTTCGGCGACACCGCCGCCAACGCCGGCATCCACGCCCTCCTCCAATCCAACTCCTTTCTCAAGCGCCtgcccatcaccatccagGATATCTTCGCCTCGCtctgcgccgccgccttccgGATGATCCTGACACCCATCGACACTTTGAAAACTACCCTCCAAGCTCAGGGACCCCGAGGCACCGCCATTCTCCGGCAACGTATCAAGACAGACGGCATCGGCAGTCTCTGGTGGGGCGCCTTTGCGACGGCCGCGGCGACTTTTGTGGGTAACTACCCGTGGTATGCGACGCATGATTATTTGCTGGAGATCATACCGGAGCCGGCGAAGCACCCGTTGGGGATCTGGTTGCTGAGATTGGCGTTTGCGGGGTTCGTGGCGAGCGTGGTGAGCGACTCGGTGTCGAATTCGTTGAGGGTGGTGAAGACGTATCGGCAGGTTAACGATAAGGAGGTCTCTTATT CCGAAGCAGCGAGGCTGGTCATTGTCAATGATGGCATCAGGGGCTTGCTTGGCCGCGGATTGAAGACGCGGATTTTGTGCAATGGCCTTCAGGGCTTGATGTTTTCCATTCTGTGGAAGTTGTTCCTTGATTT GTGGAACAACAAGACTGCCCATCTTTGA
- the tim50 gene encoding mitochondrial import inner membrane translocase subunit tim-50: MMLSRAAVRSIAGARVAAHAASPLLSQRTLPAVWTRSMAKDNKPPKFSKPESTPAQKATPKAPEPAESEKAEQKQQQQQQQQTPAESEPEPEIDLSKLPDLRGGIPTTLEYEMAQKEAGKKPVAGEEAETQAEGAEGPEAATSGSGGGGRKKGQLPDSAYVSSTEKRRQKMANWAFIAAGLALVGGTIYLGREWDEEELEKHHDIPNGWGLGLWWKRAKARMTGTVSYYQEPAFEKLLPDPDPSFERPYTLCISLEDMLVHSEWTRDHGWRLAKRPGVDYFLRYLSQYYEIVLFTSVPFANAEPIVRKMDPYRFIMWPLFREATKYKDGEIVKDLSYLNRDLSKVIIIDTDPKHVRAQPENAIVLPKWKGDPKDTELVSLVPFLEFIHTMNFPDVRKVLKSFEGQHIPTEFARREAIARAEHNKLVAAKAKKAGLGSLGARFGIKPSKLNPMAMEGEEDPSEAFAKGKMIQDIARERGMRNYLAMEEEIKKNGEMWLKMEQEAQEKAQKEMMKNMQSSVFGWFGGAPSGEQQSGESEKKA; this comes from the exons ATGATGCTGTCCAGAGCTGCCGTGCGCTCCATCGCGGGCGCGCGTGTTGCAGCTCACGCGGCGTCGCCTCTCCTGTCGCAGCGCACCCTGCCCGCCGTCTGGACCCGTTCCATGGCCAAGGACAACAAGCCTCCCAAGTTCTCCAAGCCCGAGAGCACTCCCGCACAAAAGGCTACTCCCAAGGCCCCCGAGCCCGCCGAATCCGAGAAAGctgagcagaagcagcagcaacagcagcaacaacaaacccCAGCCGAATCCGAACCCGAACCCGAAATCGACCTGTCCAAGCTCCCCGATCTAAGAGGTGGTATTCCCACCACCCTAGAGTATGAGATGGCCCAGAAGGAGGCCGGCAAGAAGCCGGTCGCCGGTGAGGAGGCAGAGACACAGGCTGAGGGCGCCGAGGGCCCTGAGGCCGCTACGTCAGgcagcggtggtggcggccgCAAGAAGGGCCAGCTCCCCGATTCTGCCTACGTTTCTTCTACTGAGAAGCGCCGCCAAAAGATGGCCAACTGGGCCTTCATTGCCGCTGGTCTCGCCTTGGTGGGTGGAACGATCTACTTGGGAAGGGAatgggatgaggaggagcttgAGAAGCACCATGATATACCAAATGGCTGGGGTCTCGGCCTGTGGTGGAAGAGGGCCAAGGCCAGGATGACTGGAACCGTCAGCTACTACCAGGAACCTGCCTTCGAGAAGCTGCTACCCGACCCGGATCCGTCATTCGAGCGTCCGTACACCCTCTGTATCAGTTTGGAAGATATGCTGGTGCATAGCGAGTGGACGCGCGACCACGGCTGGCGTCTCGCCAAGCGTCCTGGTGTCGACTACTTCTTGCGCTACCTCAGCCAGTACTACGAGATTGTTCTCTTCACCAGCGTTCCCTTTGCCAACGCTGAGCCTATTGTCCGCAAGATGGACCCGTACCGCTTCATCATGTGGCCCCTCTTTAGGGAGGCGACCAAGTACAAGGATGGCGAGATCGTCAAG GACCTTTCTTATCTCAACAGAGACTTGTCCaaggtcatcatcattgaTACCGACCCCAAGCACGTGCGCGCCCAGCCCGAGAACGCCATCGTCCTCCCCAAGTGGAAGGGTGATCCCAAGGATACCGAGCTCGTGTCCCTCGTCCCCTTCCTCGAGTTCATCCACACCATGAACTTCCCCGATGTTCGCAAGGTCCTCAAGTCCTTCGAGGGCCAGCACATCCCCACCGAGTTTGCCCGTAGAGAGGCCATTGCCCGCGCTGAGCACAACAAGCTCGTtgccgccaaggccaagaaggctggcTTGGGCTCGCTTGGCGCCCGCTTCGGCATCAAGCCTAGCAAGCTGAACCCCATGGCCatggagggcgaggaggatcCTTCTGAGGCTTTTGCTAAGGGCAAGATGATCCAGGATATTGCCCGTGAGCGCGGCATGCGCAACTACCTGgccatggaggaggagatcaagaagaaCGGCGAGATGTGGCTCAAGATGGAGCAGGAGGCCCAGGAGAAGGCCCAGAaagagatgatgaagaacaTGCAGAGTTCCGTCTTTGGCTGGTTCGGCGGTGCTCCCAGCGGCGAGCAGCAGTCCGGCGAGTCAGAGAAGAAGGCCTAA